The genomic stretch ATGATACATACATACATTGTGAATATATATAGCCTCTAAAATTCATTAAACGGCCTAAATAAAAATCTCTTAAAAATATTGCTTATGCAGGGAGGCAATTCAGCTTTGGAAAATTCAATGACCAACCTGTGATCTATGTCCTTGCTGGGGAAACATTGGTAAGGTTTCACATATTTTAACATACGGAATAGGATCGTTGTACGCTATACAATTATCTTATTTGAATTGTCGTGTTTCCTAATAATAAAATGGACTACTTACAGTCAAATGTAGGGGTGACCGTACAAATTATGATCGATACGTTCAAAATCAAGGGGATCATCAACTACGGAGGTGCTGCAACTCTTAGCAACAAAGTGTTCATTGCTGATGTTGTTGTTCCTTCTCAAGTCGCCTTCTCCGGTGTCTGGACATGGGAGGTACTACTCATACTTTAAAAGAAATATATATGACCACAGACTTTAGTAAAAAACACAATAATTgatatttcaattttaacttaaaTCTTATAGAAATACCATCAAAGTAAAACATTGATGACATACTTTCATTATTCGTCTCTGTGCTAcctaggccctgttcttttggacttctatttgctgaactgaactgaactgaacttatagaagctgaactgaatttatacCATCAAAGTAAAACATTAATGCAAGTTGTGCGTCAATGGTTATATATTTCCGAGATGAATTAGGTTTTTATTTGATTTGTTGTATGGTGGTGTGTGACGAGCAGAAATACGGGTCAGAAGCCAAAAATTATTCATTGAAGATAGGAGATTACAATGTGCCAGAAGCAGGAGAAAACACTTTGGGAAGAATTACATCCTTGAAAACCACCTTATACAAACCAACAAACAGCAAAAAGAAGACTTATTTCTTCGACGTCCACCCTGAGTGGCATCAGCTTGCTTCCCAACTCAACTTTGGTGAGCGTCCCACTGTTCACATTGGAGATGACGTCCGTATGGGTTCTTCCGACATCTACGTCTCCAACGTTGCTTTCGCAGCCTTCCTCAAGGACCTCAAGCTCACTGCCGTTGACACTGAAAGTGCTGCCGTTGTTGCTGTAAGTTT from Silene latifolia isolate original U9 population chromosome 5, ASM4854445v1, whole genome shotgun sequence encodes the following:
- the LOC141656703 gene encoding bark storage protein A-like; this translates as MASMMKLLVVVVGLLFLVPDTMQLSIDHPLHGVVERLNVNAGPFLGLVISSSRDRKILKESTYFVPDESIPYITIAGRQFSFGKFNDQPVIYVLAGETLSNVGVTVQIMIDTFKIKGIINYGGAATLSNKVFIADVVVPSQVAFSGVWTWEKYGSEAKNYSLKIGDYNVPEAGENTLGRITSLKTTLYKPTNSKKKTYFFDVHPEWHQLASQLNFGERPTVHIGDDVRMGSSDIYVSNVAFAAFLKDLKLTAVDTESAAVVATSIANGVPHIVFRGASNRPGTDSDVRLSEVTAKNVLKTVAKFIDNISPKKSANVY